A stretch of DNA from Lysinibacillus sp. B2A1:
ATACCGAGGCAGAGGAGAACGTACACTCTTAGAGTTACATCGTGAAGGGAATGAATATAAGACTGTCCGTAAAATCGAGCTGATGAGGACGGATGGTAAGCCTTTCGAACCGCAATTAGTGAATAACCGTGAGAGTAAGTTGCTGTTTTTGGACGGGGATGAGCTGTATATGTATGAAGTGAAATCCGGTGTGTGACGGTTTAGGTGATAAGGAATATAGATTTAGTATCGCTCAGTAAAAGAGACGAATTATTGCTTAAAAACAGCAGTGCAACTATCTTGGCTCTTCGCATTTGTGAGCTACTATTGAATAAGCACTTCTGTCTAAGTTCATTAAAACGTTATAAAGTATACAAAATCATTCAAATTAACTTTCCCAAATAAAAGTTTTGGACACAGAAGACCAAACTACGATCGGGCGCGATTCTATAACAAGAATCAGCGCTCCTTTTCAATAAAGGGCCATATTATTGAGTAGCAATTTATTAAGATATGTTACAAAACGACGCTTTGGGAACTATCCAACTCTGATATAATTAATAAATTTTAATAGAAAGGGAGGGGGAGAAGTTTAGTGATAACTCTAACTGAATTAAGTGTCGATTTTAACGATGAACTAACACCTTTTTTTCAAGTAAATTCAAACAATAGAATTCGCTTTGGATTATCAGAAATTTCATACGTAGAATTAAAAAGTATATTAGACTACATTTTTAAAAAAGTTGATACTGTTGATATGGTTTATTTAGTTGCCAATATAATATCTAATAAATATATCTATACTAAAACAGCCGTAAGAAAATCTATTTTTATTCGAAATTGGGAAGAAATAGTTGAAGAGAATGAAGAGGCTCGTCACCTCTATGCAATCGTTAAAAATATAGATATAACTCAAGTTCAAAAATATGCTTTATCTATTTATAAAGGCAGACGTGCAGCATACTTGGCTTTCTATCTTAAAGACCGATTGGTGTATATTAGTAGTGATGTAGTTGATATTATATCTGATGATGTACAATTTATAAGCCATTTAAAAGAGAAATTCTCAAATCTTTACAATAAATATTATGAGTGATTATCTTCATACATTTACATTCAAAATAACGTTCCCAAACGCAAGTTTGGAAAGAAACCGAAATCCAAGAAATGTTGTTAAACCAACATTTCTTGGATTTTCCTTTGAATATTTTCTATACAGATTTTTATGCAAATAATAAACAGGGCTACGATAATACTTTGCAAGATTACTCAGATAGTGATATCTGAATAAAAACCTGTATATTTAATTGAAATAACGATCTTCAACAAACGGGCGCGATTGTTGAACAACATAGGAAAAATAATCAATCTTTTTTATAAAAATCAATCTTAGTATTACAATAAAAGACTCCATTTTGATCAATCTTTTTTCAAAATGGAGTCTTTTTGTATATAGAAAAATGCTGGTTTGTGAGATGTTTTTGATCAAACTTTATTACAAAGCTACAGTTCACCAAACACGGAAATAGTTAGATTGATTAACGAACAAATTTGTTGTAGTAGGGTCATTTGTGGAAAAAAGAGGATAGATAGAGCGAATTTATTTAAGCTCTTCTATCCTTTTAATTTCTATACATTATAATGTGTAACATTAAATAAGAACTCACTATTTAAAATAGTTTCAGCTTATAAATTGACTTTTAATAAAATTGTAAGAAGTGTGACTCATTGTATTAGACGAGTAAGCCGAAGAGCTGAATGTCGTTATTTACTTCTTTATATTTAAAGCCAAACTCATTCATACGTGCTAGTAAACCTTCATATTCGTCACGATTACCAAGCTCGATACCTACTAAGGCAGGTCCACTCTCTTTATTGTTTTTCTTTGTATATTCAAAAGTCGTAATATCATCATTTGGCCCTAGCACACTTGTGAGGAATTGGCGAAGTGCCCCTGCACGTTGAGGGAAGCTAACGATGAAGTAATAAAGTAGGCCCTCATGAATTAAAGACTTTTCTTTAATCTCCTGCATGCGCCCAATGTCATTATTACCACCGCTAATGATGACAACTACTGATTTCCCTTTAATTTCTTCTTTATAAAAATCGAGTGCTGCAACGGATAATGCACCAGCAGGTTCTGCGATGATCGCATGCTTATTATAAAGATCTAGAATTGTTGTACATACTTTACCTTCAGGCACTAATACGATGTCATCTAAGTAGCGGCGACAAACATCATAGGTATGATGACCAACGCATTTGACTGCAGCGCCATCAACAAACTTATCAATCCAGTCAAGTGCCACCGCACCGCCCTCTGCAAATGCTGCCTTCATACTGCCTGCACCAGCAGGCTCTACACCAATGGCTTTACTTGTTGGAGAAAGGTTTTTAATATAGGCAGAAACACCAGACATTAAACCTCCGCCACCGACGCTACCAAATACGTAATCAATAGGTTCCTCTATATCATTCATAATTTCAACAGCGACAGTTCCTTGACCAGCGATTACATCAAAATCATCAAATGGGTGAATAAAGATTTTACCATGTTCTTCACAGTAGTCTAATGCACTTTCAGCAGAATCATCAAAAGTATCACCTGCTAAAATGATTTCCACATATTCTCGACCAAACATACGCACTTGATCAATTTTTTGCTTAGGGGTAGTTTGAGGCATAAAAATACTTGCATGAATTTTTAATTGTGCACAAGCATACGCGACACCTTGTGCATGATTACCCGCACTTGCGCAAACAACGCCAGCTGAGCGAGCCTCTTCTTCAATTTTTTTAATTTTATAATAGGCACCACGAAGCTTAAATGAGCGTACATGCTGTAAATCTTCACGTTTAAAATAAATATTAGCTCCGTATTTCTCGGATAAATAGTCGTTTTTCTGTAGCGGTGTGTGCACGACTACATCTTTTAAAAAATGATGTGCAATTAAGACATTCTCTACTTGCACAGTTTTAGTATCAGCAACTTCCATAGTGTTCATCCTCCGTTTTACGTATAAAACATTTATCTATGATAGCATATTTTATTAGAAATTTGTTATTAATGTTTAGTAAATTCTAAATTTTCGGTGTCTATTTTATGTTTAGAATGACTGGTATAAGAATAATGAAACGTATTCGAGAAAAAACAATGTTTATCGAGTTTCATGAGACCGTCCTTTATTCAAAGAAATTTTTCTCATAACGAAAATGGTCAAGCATATACTAGACTAGCTTAGGACTAGTAGGAGGGTATGTAATTGGAAATCATCCAAGGGATTCTATCTACATACATTCAATTTTTCGATTGGGACATGTGGAAGGAAGTTTTAGCAGATCCTGTATCTTGGGGATTAATATCAACACTTATTGTTATCGAAGGTTTACTTTCAGCCGATAATGCACTTGTATTGGCAGTACTTGTTAAGCATTTACCAAACAAGCAGCGAAAACGAGCTTTAATGTACGGTATGATGGGTGCCTACTTTTTTCGCTTCCTGTTTATCGGCATCGGTGTATATTTGGTAGAATTTTGGTTTATAAAATTACTAGGGCCTTGTATTTAGGGTGGCTATGTGTCGCTCATTTCTTACAAATAGGGGAAGCGGACAGTGTCAAAGAAGTTAAAAAATCGGGCTTGATGGTTCGATTTTTTGGGACGTTTTGGGCAACCGTCATTTCAGTAGAATTAATGGATATTGCTTTTTCGGTTGACGCCATATTTGCCGCATTTGCGATATCCAATCAAATATGGATATTACTGGTCGGTGGAATGTTAGGTATTCTAATGATGAGAACAATTGCAGGCTTATTTTTAATCATTATTGAAAAAATACCAGAACTTGAGACGACAGCATTTATCATCATAGGCATTATTGCACTGAAAATGCTAGTTAGTATTGTTGGTGTTCATGTTCCGCATTATATGTTTTTTGTAGTTCTCATTATTGTGTTTACAATTACTTTCATTATTCATTTTTTGAAAAAATTAAGAGTTGCTTAACAAAAAGGTTCTGTTCCTTATAAAAGAGAACAGAACCTTTCATGTTGTTGAAATACTATTATGTCAATGAATTCAAGGTGACAAATTAAAAAATATAGCCCTTTTTCAAAACGAGGGGTTGACCTCCGTTCCGACTGAGTGCTTTCCTGGGGGCTTCCGATAAGCCGCTTCACTCGCATTGCTCGCTCCAGGGTCTCATCTGTGACGCTGAATCCCCGAGGAGTCACTCAGTCTACACTCCAATCAACCACTGCTCATCGTATTTTCTTCTGGCATTTTACACAAATGTATAGTGATAAATTGAAGTCACTATTCTATCCATTTAATGATGGTGAGTAATATGCTTTTACTTTACTTTTGAAGGAAGAAAATATTTAAAGTTCTACACTATTGCTGATTGAAGTGCAAGGCTACTCGACCATAGCTGTCAACTTAAGATTTCTACACATCTAATCAAATGATTTTATAATTAGAAATGATAGGTTTCATTTATCGTTAAAATGGGAAAAAGTATTTTAGACATATCCAAATAAACCCCTCTAGGTGAGTTGGTTATATTTGGATATTTTACGTGAATTGAAGGCGTTGAAAGGCTGTTCCTTTGGTGGACTTTGATTTCCGGGCCGTCTTGAGCAGGAACTCGGTGGTCAAATGGATAAAGTCTTTCAATGCATTCTCTTTTTTTATGCATTCTTCATATAGCTTCGGTAAAATCTCTGTCGCGATACTACGAATGGCCACCATCTCACTAATTTCTATGCCCTTCTCCTTCCAGATGAAGTTTCTTATTTGATAGGCCATCAATTGACTAATAAAATAAACTAGGATGGTCCCATATAAATGACAAAGCCACCTGTCTTTCTTCATCACTTTGAAGTGGTTGATGCCTAAATCAGATTTCCACACTTTAAAATGCAACTCAATTTGCCAACGTAAGCGATACAATTCCATGATATGACGAGCAGACATCCACTCTGGCAGATTCGTCATATAAATCGTAATACCTGCTAAATCACGTACCACTTGTTTGGGCACCTTTCCTGATTTTTGGGCTCGTCGATTAATTTTTTTGATGTGTTGCGCTTTCCCCTGCTCATCATGGGAAAAAATAATACAACGAGCTGGAAAATGAGCATCTCGTCCAAAATAAACACCCTCTAATTCTAAAAGTTCCTCTGGTAGTAACTTTTTACAAAGTGCCACGAAATCAATGCGATGATAAAGACTACTTTGAATAACCTCACCATTTGAGTGATAGGAAGGAAATAGATTTTCGAAAGCGGCATACGCATCTGTCCGTATTTTTGTAATAAAAAAACCCTTTTTTTCCTCGATTTTTTTTAATTGTTCGAAGTTAAAATAACCCAAATCTTGTAGACAAAGTTCATGTTCTGTCAGAAACGGAATCCGCATGGCACCTACTTTCGCATCATTCATTCGGTGAAAAGCAACGTGAAGAAATGTCGATTGACCGGATAAAAGATCCAATTCAAATTGAATTTTGGCGGATGCTTGTTTGGTTTTTTGAGCGCGCTTTTGAAAACGATCTGGTACACTAACTGTGGTGGAATCAAGTACCCGAATACTGGTAAATGGCCATGGTTCAGACAGAGAGAGCGAAGAAAAAGATAGTTGATGTTGTGCCCATACGAATTCTTGAATGAGTCGTTGTAAAAAAGCCGTGGCTTCCGGGGTAAATTTTTTATCCATGGCTGCCCGACTAATGGAAATGGCTTGTTTCATTTGTAAGGTTGTGCATAACTCTTGGATTGAGCAATCTGCTAAATTCCCATGGACATGAAACAATAAGGATAGGAAGTCACTCGCAGAGACTAGTCGCTTTCTTTGAATAAAACCCGTTTCTTTGGCTATTTCATCTACTCTTTCAGGACAAATGACTTCAAATAGCTTTTGGAGTAATTGTATATGTTTCGGTGTCGACATCAAAAGCACCCCTTCCAAAAAAAGTTTTGTATATATCTATACCACTTTTTAGAAGAAGTACACATTTCTTAAGTTGACAGCTATGGGCTACTCGACTCCCGTGGGATAGCGAGACAGACGAGACCCTGCACGGAGCGTCAGCGCAGGAAGCGGCTCGTCGCTCGCCCACAGGAAAGCGAGTAGCCTGGAACGGAAATCACCTTCATTTTGACTAAATATTCACAAAGAGTCCCTTGACTAATTAATTTTTCAACACTATGAAAGGTTCTGTTCCTTATAAAAGAGAACAGAACCTTTGTTTAATTACTTCACATAATGATCAGGGTTTATAATGTAGAACTTTTCGACATTCAGCC
This window harbors:
- a CDS encoding threonine dehydratase (catalyzes the formation of 2-oxobutanoate from L-threonine; biosynthetic), translating into MEVADTKTVQVENVLIAHHFLKDVVVHTPLQKNDYLSEKYGANIYFKREDLQHVRSFKLRGAYYKIKKIEEEARSAGVVCASAGNHAQGVAYACAQLKIHASIFMPQTTPKQKIDQVRMFGREYVEIILAGDTFDDSAESALDYCEEHGKIFIHPFDDFDVIAGQGTVAVEIMNDIEEPIDYVFGSVGGGGLMSGVSAYIKNLSPTSKAIGVEPAGAGSMKAAFAEGGAVALDWIDKFVDGAAVKCVGHHTYDVCRRYLDDIVLVPEGKVCTTILDLYNKHAIIAEPAGALSVAALDFYKEEIKGKSVVVIISGGNNDIGRMQEIKEKSLIHEGLLYYFIVSFPQRAGALRQFLTSVLGPNDDITTFEYTKKNNKESGPALVGIELGNRDEYEGLLARMNEFGFKYKEVNNDIQLFGLLV